In Aspergillus fumigatus Af293 chromosome 4, whole genome shotgun sequence, one genomic interval encodes:
- a CDS encoding Zn(II)2Cys6 transcription factor domain-containing protein → MVYLGPSRGCETCKRRRKKCDKTRPSCLRCQKSNRTCAGYQEQASKTLIFQRNYTQSASANDSRAVKPLARKCSLPVRKPYPGTDILPDDAVPKESSQEDVAEYAVRGFFYEFPISSPDNIGISASVGFLKDLELYVRRDGLGSNLAKACLMISCANYARKLYRPSFITKAEIVYHELLRYLAEEIARVGYVGKRPDLIQLAWLMGLYEVVMADETRLERIVMHVKGIAGMLQIQNSPSGFVRGVFSGSFLGPGAQMQDPGLLRLPHSANTVTYLHNIMLDILSLRTEAEHGLADSILTATHQYALLQRASILDNRLAQWEDRVAPENKPITIAHMPPGSDPYIEVGHWPGPLHMYTDLRAAALLNISRVARCYLLDIILRLKDMQADTGNDDKERATAVQLIQDFTSSIPYHLVEDLHSFSMSVQRGNPIEPPGRAVGGLLLMYPLYIASQLSIVSVQFQDYFKRCLVWIGQNTGVGYASLLAKAHFNIQDLTAGCIIVYGGLL, encoded by the exons ATGGTCTACCTCGGCCCCTCGCGAGGATGCGAAACATGCAAacggcggaggaagaag TGCGATAAAACTCGGCCG TCATGCCTACGATGCCAAAAGTCAAACCGCACCTGCGCAGGCTACCAAGAACAAGCCAGCAAGACCCTAATCTTCCAGCGGAACTACACCCAAAGCGCAAGTGCCAATGATTCTCGGGCTGTAAAACCCCTGGCACGAAAGTGTAGTCTACCAGTTCGAAAACCATATCCTGGTACAGATATCCTACCGGATGATGCTGTTCCAAAAGAATCGAGTCAGGAGGATGTAGCCGAGTATGCAGTGCGGGGATTCTTCTACGAGTTCCCTATTTCATCACCGGATAACATTGGCATCAGCGCATCTGTTGGCTTTTTGAAGGATCTTGAACTGTATGTCCGGCGGGACGGGCTGGGTTCGAACCTTGCAAAGGCCTGCTTGATGATTAGCTGTGCAAACTATGCTAGGAAGCTTTATCGCCCGTCTTTCATCACCAAGGCAGAGATAGTGTATCACGAGCTGCTGCGGTATCTGGCAGAGGAGATTGCAAGGGTAGGATACGTGGGAAAGAGGCCGGATCTTATTCAGTTGGCCTGGCTGATGGGCCTTTACGAG GTTGTCATGGCTGATGAAACACGCCTTGAACGAATTGTCATGCATGTTAAAGGGATAGCGGGGATGTTGCAAATCCAGAACTCGCCATCGGGCTTTGTCCGTGGAGTATTCTCCGGTAGCTTTCTCGGCCCCGGAGCGCAGATGCAA GATCCGGGTCTTTTGCGCTTGCCACATTCGGCGAATACCGTAACATATCTACACAATATCATGCTTGACATACTCTCCCTGAGGACGGAAGCTGAACATGGCCTGGCGGATTCAATATTGACAGCAACGCATCAATATGCCCTTCTACAGCGTGCATCTATACTCGATAACCGCTTAGCACAGTGGGAGGACCGAGTTGCGCCAGAGAACAAACCTATCACAATAGCCCATATGCCACCGGGCAGTGACCCCTATATTGAAGTCGGACATTGGCCCGGCCCATTGCATATGTACACAGACCTTCGCGCGGCAGCCCTCCTTAACATCAGTCGCGTTGCGCGATGCTACCTCCTTGACATCATTCTCAGGCTCAAGGATATGCAGGCTGACACCGGCAACGATGATAAAGAGAGAGCAACTGCTGTCCAGCTCATTCAGGACTTTACCTCCTCAATCCCGTATCACCTAGTTGAGGACTTGCATTCATTCTCCATGAGTGTCCAGCGCGGCAATCCCATTGAGCCGCCTGGAAGAGCAGTTGGAGGATTACTGCTGATGTATCCCCTGTACATTGCTTCGCAGCTATCTATTGTGTCGGTACAGTTTCAGGACTACTTCAAACGGTGTCTAGTCTGGATTGGACAAAACACGGGAGTTGGATATGCTTCTCTGTTGGCTAAG GCCCATTTCAAT
- a CDS encoding putative nucleoside-diphosphate-sugar epimerases: MHLILTGATGLVGSGVLDAMLAMKEVTKISILSRRPVQMAEDAHDPRVQVILHQGFEAYDPKVLSQLQGATGCVWALGISQTKVNKEDYIKITKTYALEAAKAFRTLPPPNQPFHFVYVSGTGATTQPGFFTSLFARVKGETELELAELRRATPLFRASSVRPAFIDHAHHEAIKKYVPPRPTYETLFRPLAPVFRAAMPGLCSPTEQLGRFLTEMAMGRHEDRLVGGKDVQMVGEMPILENMAFRRLAGLRL, from the exons ATgcatctcatcctcaccggCGCCACGGGCCTAGTTGGCTCCGGCGTCCTCGACGCAATGCTGGCGATGAAAGAAGTCACCAAAATATCCATCCTCAGCCGACGACCAGTGCAAATGGCCGAGGACGCCCATGACCCCCGAGTGCAGGTCATCCTCCACCAGGGCTTTGAAGCCTACGACCCTAAAGTCCTCTCCCAGCTGCAGGGGGCAACAGGCTGCGTATGGGCACTGGGTATCAGCCAAACAAAAGTCAACAAAGA GGACTACATCAAAATCACCAAAACCTACGCCCTGGAAGCCGCCAAAGCTTTTCGCACTCTTCCCCCGCCAAACCAGCCCTTCCACTTCGTCTACGTCTCCGGCACAGGCGCCACCACGCAACCGGGCTTCTTCACTTCACTCTTTGCCCGCGTCAAGGGCGAGACAGAGCTGGAACTTGCAGAATTACGTCGCGCGACCCCACTGTTTAGGGCGAGTTCTGTCCGACCGGCGTTTATAGACCATGCGCACCACGAGGCCATCAAGAAGTACGTTCCGCCGCGGCCCACGTATGAGACGCTGTTTCGGCCTCTGGCGCCCGTATTCCGGGCGGCGATGCCGGGGTTGTGTAGTCCTACGGAGCAACTCGGGAGGTTTCTGAcggagatggcgatgggGAGGCACGAGGATCGGTTGGTGGGGGGGAAGGATGTGCAGATGGTTGGGGAGATGCCTATACTTGAAAATATGGCGTTTCGGCGGTTAGCTGGGTTGCGTTTATGA
- a CDS encoding zinc-binding alcohol dehydrogenase family protein, protein MALHSVVPYSLISRNSIISIYTLKTASSVSQSTGLFPKLVKMAPTNAAAWLSEEKKHPFEIKESPLGKPEANEILIRNHALAINPIDGLIQTKAFFPLHYPIILGQDVAGEVISIGDKVTRFKPGDRVLGHAVGLMAGRNEACGFQTYTILQDNLACEIPENISYEQAVVVPLCLSTAASGMFQEDFLHLNLPTEPRTASTGQTLLVWGGASSVGSNAIQLAVAAGYEVITTASPKNFDYVRRLGASLPFDHGSPTVTEDIAEATKNKVLAGAIDCIGTTTTATCVDIVRRSQGKKFVATVKGGFAPPTDGIQVKHIFGTTLKDNFVGKAVYKEFLPRALQSGAFLPSPEPLVVGTGLEKVQEAVDLYWKGGISAKKLVVLL, encoded by the coding sequence ATGGCATTGCACTCGGTTGTTCCCTATTCTCTAATCAGCAGAAATTCCATCATTTCTATCTACACCCTTAAGACCGCATCCTCTGTTTCTCAATCCACCGGACTATTCCCTAAGCTTGTCAAAATGGCACCTACCAACGCAGCTGCCTGGCTTTctgaggaaaagaagcatCCTTTTGAAATAAAGGAATCACCCCTCGGCAAGCCAGAGGCCAACGAAATCCTAATCCGCAACCATGCTCTCGCCATCAACCCGATCGATGGATTGATTCAAACGAAggccttcttccccttgcaCTACCCGATTATTCTTGGCCAGGATGTAGCCGGGGAGGTGATTTCTATCGGCGACAAGGTCACTCGATTCAAACCCGGAGATCGCGTCCTAGGCCATGCCGTCGGGCTCATGGCCGGACGCAACGAGGCCTGCGGTTTCCAGACCTACACTATCCTACAAGACAACCTCGCCTGTGAGATACCAGAAAACATTTCCTACGAACAGGCTGTCGTCGTACCCCTGTGTCTCTCCACAGCTGCGTCTGGAATGTTCCAAGAGGACTTCCTCCATCTAAACCTCCCCACCGAGCCACGCACCGCGTCCACCGGACAGACACTGCTAGTCTGGGGCGGTGCATCCAGCGTCGGCAGCAATGCCATCCAGctggctgttgctgcaggTTACGAGGTAATCACCACCGCATCGCCGAAGAACTTCGACTACGTCCGACGGCTCGGGGCTAGTCTTCCCTTCGATCACGGTAGTCCAACTGTCACCGAGGACATTGCGGAAGCAACTAAGAACAAGGTTCTGGCCGGCGCAATCGACTGTATTGGGACTACTACAACGGCAACGTGCGTCGATATTGTGCGCAGATCACAGGGGAAGAAGTTTGTCGCTACAGTCAAGGGCGGGTTTGCGCCGCCGACAGATGGGATTCAGGTGAAACATATCTTCGGGACTACGCTCAAGGACAATTTCGTCGGGAAAGCCGTGTACAAGGAGTTTCTTCCGCGCGCCCTGCAGTCAGGAGCCTTTCTGCCTTCTCCTGAACCTCTAGTTGTGGGGACGGGTCTAGAGAAAGTGCAGGAGGCGGTGGATTTGTATTGGAAGGGGGGAATTTCCGCGAAGAAGCTGGTTGTTCTGCTATAG
- a CDS encoding hybrid sensor histidine kinase/response regulator: MDSPASSSQGREGGPRKYAFTREGAREREMHLYLPYWGFSDSEKFAQESIGQHPNVSRDNVLTVFAQLAALRMHARRALISLFDKTTQHVVAEATPDLSLRAADGRDQADALWLGVRRLPRKKVTMCYHAVKSFIEEGRGIFVANDLTSDDRFKNHPSVTGHPHNRFYVSVPITSPDDYVIGSLAVLDDRPRDGVTEDQERLLKELSATVMDHLLCQRAMREEYREERMVRALGLFVKGKSDLNEWFDSGDARDKKYGGQMGLLNKRLEKRQVARSTREDSQGARDNKDGKDDKDDDAGQYQDNELSEARSKHRRGMHGSPVQRFKQGGEHEADEAGNDDKPDEKPRKKRPTLSPTTSQLQDSLAPTNVRSVVNRAASMIYQALDVEGAMFIDASVYARRQTVGFTKSKLDNPEAYHGQQSPDIAGAEEPAPSISNPESRSDTDASDDDSQSRSLVLGHYTSTTSEAGVNLDDSHYVSLSGNFINHLIDQYPRGKIFHIEEDGSSSLSYEGLADERSYSRTGNRGATSTEPEKKDIQQETMDIKEMMKVLPDARCIAVYPVWDFQRGRWFTVCVVWANDPGRVLFEPKDLTYLAAFSNTVMAEVSRLDLEAADRAKSDFISSISHELRSPLHGLLGTMELLQGMVNSYAQKSLIETVYSCGRTLLDTLNHLLDYAKINTLTRPRPSEKAIAQGSDMSQPQSAVPGSLQIENLSVLVQEVVEGLLAGAEYQRRGASGDSDALAKKEDLSLKNHLITIVDIEWQDSWRFSVYAGAWRRVVMNLFGNALKYTQAGYIRLRMRRDTLLVDGKRTPAIRMTFSDSGRGMSKDFLTNHLYSAFLQEDTTSPGLGVGLHLVHQIIKSLKGQIKFASEVGKGTDVDVVLPIELPEVPSPSSPRSFASLKERLSGMTVSLFTRSSKLGDLGFDPRVFDRIRSSLGRMVSGWFGLRVLTPDELDSTKPDFAIVTEHEYRNYYVKGTNEPKPDSGEIQPALPLIVLSARTSSWKTLGESVEDSVIFLTQPVSPKTLATAFEHCMGQPERSRSSSPRKLPSPVRSVEHAPPNTDRLFEGMVNGEKDQALEPVLGRTVIDEAGQHNVDGDGRKGAKNILLVEDNQVNLKLIEMCVKTTGFSYGTAKNGLEALEKFKTGTYDAVVMGELTSVILHSAHLTSADISMPVMDGLTATRQMRAFERKNKRPATTIIILTAVLSASMQHEAMMSGVNLFLTKPTPLKQLKEILRNLSDGKDVSHIQL; this comes from the exons ATGGACTCGCCAGCCAGTTCAAGCCAGGGCCGCGAAGGCGGCCCACGCAAGTATGCCTTTACCCGCGAGGGCGCTCGCGAACGAGAAATGCACCT CTACCTCCCCTACTGGGGCTTCTCCGACTCGGAAAAGTTCGCCCAGGAGTCGATCGGACAACACCCGAACGTGTCGCGGGACAATGTCCTGACCGTCTTTGCGCAGCTGGCCGCCCTCCGCATGCACGCGCGGCGCGCGCTCATCTCCCTCTTCGATAAGACAACGCAGCATGTGGTGGCGGAGGCGACACCAGACCTAAGTCTGCGGGCGGCGGATGGCCGCGACCAGGCGGATGCGCTGTGGCTGGGGGTGCGCCGGCTGCCGCGCAAGAAGGTGACCATGTGCTATCATGCGGTCAAGTCGTTCATCGAAGAGGGGCGGGGTATCTTCGTGGCGAATGATTTGACGAGCGACGATCGGTTCAAGAACCATCCGTCGGTCACGGGCCATCCCCACAACAGGTTTTATGTCTCGGTGCCGATCACGTCGCCGGATGACTATGTTATTGGGAGTCTGGCGGTGCTGGATGATCGGCCGCGCGATGGGGTCACCGAGGACCAGGAGCGGCTTCTCAAGGAGCTCTCGGCCACCGTGATGGATCATCTGCTGTGTCAGCGAGCGATGCGGGAGGAGTACCGTGAAGAGCGCATGGTGCGGGCGCTGGGATTGTTCGTCAAGGGCAAGTCGGATCTCAATGAGTGGTTTGACAGTGGCGATGCGCGCGATAAGAAATACGGCGGGCAGATGGGTCTTCTGAACAAGAGACTGGAGAAGCGACAGGTTGCGAGGTCTACTCGCGAGGATAGCCAGGGCGCCAGAGACAAcaaggatggcaaggatgacaaggatgacgatgctggCCAGTACCAGGACAATGAATTGTCAGAGGCTCGCTCAAAACACAGGCGCGGCATGCATGGATCCCCCGTCCAAAGGTTTAAACAAGGTGGCGAGCACGAGGCAGACGAAGCAGGGAACGACGACAAGCCCGACGAAAAGCCTCGCAAGAAGCGACCAACGCTCTCTCCCACGACTAGCCAACTGCAGGATTCTCTAGCGCCCACCAACGTCCGGTCCGTAGTCAACCGCGCCGCTTCGATGATCTACCAAGCCCTCGACGTCGAAGGCGCCATGTTCATCGACGCTAGCGTGTACGCCCGGCGGCAGACAGTGGGATTTACCAAATCTAAACTTGATAACCCTGAAGCTTACCACGGCCAGCAATCCCCGGACATCGCCGGCGCAGAGGAACCGGCCCCATCGATATCCAACCCCGAGTCTCGTTCCGATACCGACGCTTCGGACGACGACTCGCAGTCCCGAAGTCTCGTGCTGGGTCATTATACCTCGACTACTTCCGAGGCTGGAGTCAACCTGGACGATAGCCATTACGTCTCCCTATCAGGTAATTTCATCAACCATCTCATCGACCAGTATCCCCGGGGTAAGATCTTCCAcattgaggaggatgggtCCAGTTCCCTAAGCTACGAAGGGCTCGCCGATGAAAGGAGCTACTCCCGGACAGGAAACCGGGGAGCGACGTCGACCGAGCCGGAAAAGAAGGACATCCAGCAGGAGACCATGGACATCAAGGAAATGATGAAGGTACTGCCGGATGCGAGATGTATTGCCGTCTATCCCGTCTGGGACTTTCAGCGGGGCCGCTGGTTCACCGTCTGCGTGGTATGGGCCAATGACCCGGGCAGAGTGTTGTTCGAACCCAAGGACTTGACCTACCTGGCGGCCTTTAGCAACACCGTCATGGCTGAGGTGTCCCGGCTGGATCTGGAGGCCGCCGACCGAGCCAAGAGCGACTTCATTTCGTCCATCTCGCACGAGCTGCGGTCGCCCTTGCATGGGCTGCTGGGCACGATGGAGTTGCTGCAGGGAATGGTCAATAGCTACGCGCAGAAGTCCCTTATTGAGACGGTCTACAGCTGCGGTCGTACACTGCTGGACACATTGAACCACCTCCTGGATTACGCCAAGATCAACACGCTGACTCGGCCGCGTCCATCAGAGAAGGCTATCGCGCAAGGGAGCGACATGTCTCAGCCCCAGAGCGCCGTGCCGGGGTCTCTTCAGATCGAGAACCTGAGCGTGCTGGTGCAAGAGGTCGTGGAAGGTCTTCTTGCCGGCGCAGAGTATCAGCGACGCGGCGCCAGTGGGGATAGTGACGCgctggccaagaaggaggatctCAGCCTCAAGAACCATCTCATCACGATCGTCGATATCGAGTGGCAGGACAGCTGGCGCTTTAGTGTATATGCCGGTGCCTGGCGCCGAGTCGTCATGAATCTCTTCGGGAATGCGCTCAAATACACCCAGGCTGGCTACATCCGGCTGCGGATGAGACGGGACACCTTGCTGGTGGATGGCAAGAGAACCCCTGCGATTCGCATGACCTTCAGCGACTCGGGCCGCGGCATGTCCAAAGACTTTCTCACAAATCATCTCTACAGCGCATTTCTGCAGGAGGACACGACCTCCCCGGGCCTCGGAGTGGGTCTGCATCTGGtccatcaaatcatcaagtcaCTCAAGGGACAGATCAAGTTCGCCAGTGAAGTCGGCAAGGGAACCGACGTCGATGTCGTGCTGCCAATCGAACTGCCCGAGGTGCCCAGCCCTTCCTCCCCTCGCTCCTTCGCCTCCTTGAAGGAGCGGCTGAGCGGTATGACGGTTTCGCTATTCACGCGGAGCTCCAAGTTGGGCGATCTGGGATTCGACCCGCGGGTGTTCGACCGCATCCGCAGCAGCCTCGGGCGCATGGTATCCGGCTGGTTCGGCCTCCGCGTCCTGACCCCTGACGAGCTCGATTCGACCAAGCCCGATTTTGCCATTGTGACGGAACACGAGTACCGCAACTACTATGTCAAAGGCACGAACGAGCCCAAGCCAGACAGCGGCGAGATCCAGCCTGCACTCCCGTTGATTGTTCTGTCCGCCCGCACGAGTAGCTGGAAAACCTTGGGCGAGAGCGTCGAGGATTCGGTCATTTTCCTCACCCAGCC GGTGAGCCCAAAAACACTGGCCACAGCCTTTGAGCATTGTATGGGCCAGCCAGAGCGATCGAGGAGTTCGTCGCCCCGGAAGCTGCCCTCGCCCGTGCGGTCTGTGGAGCACGCGCCCCCGAACACAGATAGGTTATTCGAGGGCATGGTCAACGGCGAGAAAGATCAGGCGCTAGAGCCTGTCCTTGGACGGACGGTCATCGATGAAGCCGGGCAGCACAACGTCGATGGGGATGGCCGGAAAGGAGCGAAAAATATCCTTCTTGTGGAGGATAACCAAGTCAACCTCAAG CTCATCGAAATGTGTGTGAAAACTACCGGCTTCTCCTATGGCACTGCAAAGAACGGGCTCGAGGCCTTGGAAAAGTTCAAGACGGGTACATACGACGCAGTCGTCATGGGTGAGTTGACCTCGGTCATTCTCCATTCTGCGCATCTAACATCTGCAGACATTTCCATGCCGGTTATGGACGGCCTCACGGCCACGCGGCAGATGCGCGCGTTCGAACGAAAGAATAAGCGCCCCGCGACCACTATTATTATCCTGACTGCCGTCCTCTCCGCGTCGATGCAGCACGAGGCCATGATGAGCGGGGTGAATCTGTTCCTGACGAAACCTACGccgctgaagcagctcaaggaaatcCTGCGGAACCTGTCAGATGGGAAGGACGTGTCGCATATTCAGTTATGA